TTTTATGGATTCACCATTCCGACCTTTACAAATAGCTTCCGGCCACAAGATGATGGTTTTGCTGATGTGAATAAATATTTGTCCGTTcttttaaaagcatttttgaTGGAGTGCATAATGTCTTTATGCTGTCCACTTTTATTAGCAACGCTGATGTTTACCGACCAGTCGTTTAAACACACGTCAATATGATGCGGAACAGTTTGATCCAATGCAAAGGCTATCATTTTTTCAGGAGGGTTTTTCTatcttttgtttcttcctgGTGGGTCTTCCTTCCAATAGTGGGCAAGGGATCTATTGTGGGCACTATTCGGGGAAGGATAAAATTCAGCTTTATTAACATTCGGCAGGGCTTGgcatttttattaatatcaAGTATCACATAATGTACAACGTTGAATACCATTCCTTATCTGTTTCTCTAACAATTGTGCCTTCTCCATTGTTCTTCAACAGCCCAACCAAAGGTGGCGTTTTCTCTGGCGTCTCGTCGAAGGTAACGGGTTGGCTTGGTAATGCCTCCATCCCGTCGATGCCAGCCATTCCGACGGTCTCGATGCCCGCGATGCCAGCGATGCCTTCGATGCCCTCGATCCCGGGACTGCGGAAGGCGAACCAGACAGACGAAAACGGTGGCATCACGAACGAGGGCCTGGTCACGTCGCCCGAGAAGGCTAGTCAAGGTATTGCCGGCTCGACGGATGCTGCCGATGAGGAGGACCGGTCAAGGTATATTAGGTAAATGGGCCTATACataattgattgaaatttgaaaatcCCGCAGTGCTAATGAATTAGAAGGGCGAGAGAAAAGGAACGAGAGTTGGATAGTGTCACTGACGCAAAATAATagagaacacacacacgcgcgcgcgcgctatACTATGGACAGAGTGGTTATGTCGATCGGTTCTTAGAGCACTGATGTTATCGTATGTTGTGGTGTTTTAGTGACACTCGAAACTCAAAGAGTACTTAATGCGTCCGATTAACGGATCATATTGAGCATGTTCTTTCCTACTTTATTAGTTTAGACCTAGATTCCTTTCCTCAACAAAATAGgactttcttttttctattaCTTGTGGTTAGTCTTCTAGTAATTTTGTGGATGTAGTTAATTAAGCTAGATGGAAGCTAATTAAAAAAGACAAATAGTCGTTGGCTGCCTTCAATATATCATTAAGTacctaaaaataatttattattagctAGTTCCACCATTAAGCCAACAGTAGCTTAGATGTTTTCCATTACTTCGTTTCGTAATGTCCATTTTTGTCCGTTATTTGCCGAATATTAGATAATTGTTGCATGTTATGCTTCAGTTCGTGTTTGTATCGTGTTTGGGAATAATGAATATGATTGCAGATTGATAAAGATGCGTTTAATTTATGGTTACTAGAATAGATTGGATTATTGTGCCGAGTGCAAAATCAGAACGGTTACGAGAGCTTCTATTTCAATTAGATTAGAATCTGCAACTTAGGTTTGGTCAAATATGGAACTGTGCAACAGCCCGTTACTTGCGAATATCTTGTGCAATCGATAATTTCATTATACCCAATGTGTGAACGTAACACATTAATCCGGAAATCATGAGCAATTAGTTGCGTGTGGACTGCACGATACCACATTGCGGCTAACAGTGACCGGTTAGGAAAGGCTCTCTGCCAGACCAGTCGGTGGTAAAATGTTAATGAAATCATTCGGCATGATTTCCGGCTCGTCTTTCTCGGAACGTACGGTCCGCCGATCCGCCACGTACGGTTTGAAGACGAGACCCTTTTTTTTACGATGCAATGTAACAAGTTAACATGTGGTCCTAGTagaagttagaaaaaaataacacatcgATCTATGGCAGCAAGTTACAGCAGccatggaaggaaaaaaagaaggaaaacagaaCCCAATTATCTGTACAATCTGTTGACAACGGTTTGAACACGTTGACGTCCCGAGGGAGAAACCAGTTTGTCACGTAGTGCGCTCCATCACGTTAACACCAGCGGGTGGtggttttccgtttcatccggTGCTCACTGAGCTTCCGGTGACATCCGGAGTTTGGAGTGCCTTTCCAGGCCGATACTGTCCGGCGTAAGCTTTATGGCAGGCTGATTATTGTTGCAGTATGGTGGGTAGGCACCAGTAATCGATGGCACCACCTCCCATCCTGCAGCTACTGCTGTTGTCTAATCGACGGTAGCGAGAACGACGGTGGTCTCGTGCAACGCCGCATGGACGTCTGTTTACTGTTGGTTCCCTGCCGGGGTGACGCATTAAAACACTAATCAAATCCTGCTCGTTCGTCCTGGTTGACTGGTGTGCAAGTCCGTCGTTTACTGCCACTGACAGATTGCTGGTGGTCACTGGCAGTGATGCTGAATAGTGAATTAATTTAGATTTGCCGTCCTTGTAACCGGCAGACAGTGATGTCGGGCGAGATAAAGCAAGCCAGTTGTAAAGTAATTGACCGGTTTTGTAGAAAACACATTGTTCGCCTTGTAAATCTGTGACATTTGCAAGATAATATTTAGCATTGACAAAAGAACACCACAGCATGTTGGTGTGGAAGAAATGTCTGTAATTTCCATGacttttgtttggtgtgtttgtttttatttctctcccGAATGTGTGTTTAGTAATTGTTTTGCCTCCTCTGGGTTTGGTTTTATTACCTTTTTCTCTTCCCCTACCGATCTTTCCGTGACATTGTTAGTATGTAAGCGCTTGCGAAGTAGATCCTTTGCATAGTTGTGAAAATAATCGCAGCGTAAGTTTACCCATGCTGCTCTCACCCAATTGGCACTGTTTGGCTCGTCTACGCCAGTACGCCACCGCTCACCACattgtttcaattaaaatttacaatGATCAATCACGATGACCACGATCGCTATCACTATCACTGTTTGTCATTACCGTCTAGCCGGCGGTGGCccctttttgtgtttcattttgcaTCGCATCCTTTATGCATTAAGCTAAACCATCGTGTGTAAAATAGTTTCACATAAAGTTGTTTTGATCACTAACCACTAATTCGACTCAGCCTTAGCTCATCATTAGCTCAAATCGACCAACATCCAACAACTCGTACTACTTATTCTCTCGATCTGCACtcctttatttttgtttgcaaatagCTCAACGCATTGCCACTCATGATACACTCATGATCTCTCAACCACTCCGTagtttattttaacaaaaaaaaaaactagtaaAATCCAAAAATTCCTAGACAATAGAACAGAGCCGGTTAAAGTAAAACGAGTAATATCAGAACAAAATATACAAAACCAAATACCGCAACAACTACCAACTTCATCAGCAAACAACATAaaaggcaaaaagaaaactatatATATACTTTTCTCTTTGAATAGATAACtcatgaaaaatttcttcatttgtGTATGGCCCATTTGAACTCTAGTTTtaagtaaatatttgtttagtGTGTACAATAATTCATTAACCGTTACCATTACGTTTATTGGTTTGTCAAAATTAACGCACTCGCATACAACTTCATCCCCACccacatgtgtgtgcgtgtcacGAGGCAAAAGTGGAACAGACGAATCGTGTTTCTCCGAGATCACCGGACCTGGAGGTTTCGCTGTTCGCATGCTTTCATCTGTTCCTCTTAAGTGTATCCGATTGTTGTGGGTTGTCTGCTGTGACAGTATTGAATAATTGATTTATAGCGCAAAGTTACACATGAAACACCACAGTAGTCCATGCGATGGAGCAGCCCAGTCGTTCACGGATCTACCGCCGTTTTgggcatttgttgttttttttttgttgtcaagTTATTCCACATCCGTTTcagttttttggtttgttttcgcGTATCGCAacattattttctgttttttgttatggtACTTTTTTGGTTAcctgtttcttgttttctttcctcaACCTTTATTCAACACATCCATAACCCATTCATAACTCACCCAGGATGAAGGTGAAGGTGTGAACAGAACCCACtagcatcaacaacatcaacagtaCCAACTACTAAAATAACCACAACTACAGTAACAAtaacagcagcaccaacagcTGATACTCTCACACCAATGGAAGAAATGGAGCAAATGtagaataacaaaacaggaacCATCCGTTATGCCCCGAAGCATAGTATGAACGAATACATACAAAATTCCTACCACAGCATTGACATCCACTCCACGACCGGATCGTGCAAATCGCAACTAAGCTCGACCAATTGGAATGTATAGTGCAACATGGCGGACGAAGCTTACCGACACACTTGTACACGTTCCACTCAAGTTTATGTGTTCAGCACTATCCATCATCGGGCATGTGACAGCTCCTCTGGGCACGATACGTGGAAGGTCAAGGGGTGCGAGTTTTCAAGTCATGCTCCAAGACTTAGAAGTCCGTTTTTATAAGTTTATGGGTAGTGGTGGCAATTATTGCTCGTAAAAGATTAACTTTTACGTCTAATTCATGGCTATAATGTTCTCACATTCGACTGTTATTGCGTACTGTTATTGAAGTGCGTTTTATGCCTGTAAAAACAAGTCTCGCTTGTGTGATGTGTTTAACAAGATTAGTGTGTAAGATGCACAATGTTTTTCATTACACCATCTGAAATCTCTCGGATATTGCCAAATGCAACTGTGTGACATTCATGCCCAAGATTTACATGCAGGAGATGATCGTCTACTGAACACTAGACCCTTAATTATCCATTGTGTAAGCAAGCCAAAATCGCTTCCTAGTTTTAGCAAGGTTTTACGAAATGGGGTTTCTAAAAACttgataaaacaacaaaaaaatcttgcAATTGCGGCACTAATTTTAGAAAATGATTCAGAAATGAATCGATCGACTCTAAACCCCAATCGTTTACCCCGAACTGAATGGTGTCGGGATTACTTTCATCACCATTTTCCTTATCCTTTCTTTATGTGCTTGATGTCAAAGCTGGTTCGAAAAGCTTTCCGCGGCAGGGACACTCGAAAAATGTCAAGGATTGGAACAGGATCGAAACTATTCATCCGACCTGGAGCACTTTCCCGGATAAAACTGCTGTCGGATTGATGAATAGtgacatattttttttgtaccagCTACAGGTTCTCCTTTACCGTATGTCAGCCCTTTATGTTCGTTAAAAAGGTTTCATTCTCTTCGTTTGATTCgaattttttctttctacaAAAAGCAAAGACGGCAACTCATCGAGTGTCAACCCGCTGGACGTGCCCTTTTTGCCGCCGGCTTCTGCCGTAAGGTTTGAATCCGTTTTTCGGTTCACAGTTTTCTCATAAACTGCTATCGGCCAATGTGACGTGTTTTTGTGGGGTGAAAATTAGGATTagataaagaagaaaagcgACATTGCGTGTTCTCGGGGAGTGCCATTGTGACGGAAAAAGGTTGCAGGGATGGGTGTAGTAATGACCTTTGCGAATGACGGGAATGTTCTATATTGATTCTGTTCGTTGTGGGCAGACGTTTCTCCCAAATAAAATTCTCTCCATAATATCTAGAGTACATCTTGTTCCAATTTCGTTCCCTTCTACACCAATATCCAATGTGCTTAACTGTCAGCCTCGAAAAAAATCTAATCTGTTTAGCAAATTATACACAGCACAGCATAACGCAAATAAGTTCCATCAGCAAAAACTGTAATGCACTACGCCATGAATATTGTATGGATTTTCCTCTTTCAATTAAATAGCATATACTTTTCTCCCTTCCTTGTCACGTTTCTCCACATACCACTCTCGTTGTCTTACCATACGCCAGCAGACCGCAGGAAAGGTAGAGTTAATTGTTGGCTTCTTTACTGCACTTTCATGCTCTTATTGCGTTGTTCAGTTTCAATCTTGATGGCTTTGTTTTCGTACTTTCTTCCCACTTGTTTTAGtcaacatttttgtttgtttttttcttttcgttcactttttccattccatgtTAATCAACGTGCTTCTTTTAGCGTGGTTTTCATTGGCTGTACCTTTTTGTGTCTTGCCACACTAAAGCGGCAGCGTGAAAATTAGTCCAATTATCAACTACCCTTTTAAacgtgtgtttattttacatcGCGGCATTTGGATTGTGCTTTTGCTTTACGCAAtctgggttgtttttttattactttttaacGTCTTATTTTCTTGCACTGCGCGGTTTGTCGGTTTTGCGGCGAAATGTTTATCCCAACCCCGTGTTGGCGCGTGACAATGGTACTTATACCGCGAATTTTACTCCACCTGAGTTCATAAACTTTTCAGTGCAATTTGTGTGTACgtcttcgtttgtttcttgGAGCCGCCATCTTTCTAAAACGCACTCATTTCGCTACAATAATCTCATCGAGCGAAATCGGTATTTcgtgttgctgtttttatatcatttaTACAGCGATATTGGATGTCAAATAGACGAACAACTGCAGAATATTCTATGCTGAACAATTATTAAGAAATGTTTATTATGGCGGAGCATTGTACAACATTAACACAATGAAGCCGTTTTAGATAAAATCAGGCAGATCATATTTGCacgctttttttaaatttattacaccATGGTGTTACTCGAAATGTGTAATGTATTCACTTAAGtaatttagcaaaaaaaaaagttttaaagcatattttttgataaaacctgtgcttgtttttaattgtaaatttgcaaacaaactTTTATATTATTGTTTCCATTGTTCGCCTTTTTCCTACGGAAGTTAGTGGATAGCTTTCCTGTAGATGTTTTACCATGTTCGTATATTTCAATTACTTCGTACGTTATGTGCGACTATGCAGTTGGTTAAAACTCAGTAGACCCATTAGAAACTGGCAAGACTCATCTGATTTATCTGAAAGTATCGAATTGTGTTCCAAACTAGTTTAGATACTCCATCATAATTGGTTCCATCAATCGAGTACAGTTGCAAATCAATTCATTTGTTTGCAGTTGCAATTCTATACTGTTAGTGTTATACACTGAAATAAAACTTTACTCTCTTTTTACTCTCTTAGCCCAACACGTTACTGTTTACACTTATATTCGTACACTTACACAAACCCTTGAACGATGTCTGTCACTTTATTTTGCATAACCCATGCAACTTTTAgctgttgtttttcgttatttttgtcttttgcataaaacatattactaaaaaattatttaaattgaaaaaaaaaacacactttttaccatttttcccattttcttcacTTCCTTAACTTACTCTTGCTAATATCTCTTTTCACTTTCTCCTTTTGTACACCTATTTAATCTAACTCGAAATGTTACATCTTTTTTCCAAATACACAACTTACACTATCTACTTCTTAAGTCAATGCtgcgttaatttttttttctggcgtGTTGTTTTATCCTTTGGTTATCGAATGTACAAGTTTAATGCTCTTCGAATGCATTTTCTATATTTTGGctatttttattcgttttgtttttgtctgacAGAAAGCAGTTTTGCTTTAATATTTATTCGCTGTGTCTATTTAAGTATTTTGTTCGTCTATTCATTCGAATCATGCTAAAGATGtacgtttgtgtttgtgtttttgtttaatttaccaCCATACAGTGCCACTGGAGGAGCAGATTCACGTCCTGCAACCGGCCCCGGAACACCAACTGAAGAAAATGCTGGACAAATCGGGCAAGGTAATGGTTTGGAACAGAGCAAGGAGAGAAACTCCATGCATGTAAAGATCGATGttaaaatgatttgttttcttgtttgtgtTCGTTTAGTCACACATAAAGTCACCGCCGGTGCTAAATCGATTGGTTCGTTCCTGTACTCTTCGTTCAATAAAGCTGGTGATAAGATCAAACATCTAAAAGATAACGTAAGTATTAAAGCATGTTAATTGAAAACTCTAAATAAAGCTAATCATTTCATACATTTCGGGTTGGGTGCATTGAATATCGAAAACAGAGTATTCTGGGTGAATTTAGCAAGGAGCAAGAGGCATTCATCAAAAATCAACAAGGAGGTGGCGGTGCCGGTGCATGTCCGTGGACCGGACATGCTAATGAGGCAAAGATCAAGGAGGAAATTCTCAGTCTTTCAGCTGTAAGTTGTGTTCGGTGGACATGATCCAATGAAGATATCGAAGAACCAATCAAGCAATATAACGATCCCGCCTCTTACAGGATCGCCGAAATTTCGTCCGAGCACCACCGGCAGGTGTTGAATTCGATTTTGACTACGACTCGTCTTACCCAGTCGCATTGGCCATCATGAATGATGATAAGGAACTGGAAAAGATGCGATTCGAATTGGTTCCCAAAATGTGAGTAATATTTTACCGCTTGAATGCATCATGCTCTCAAAAAACACCTAGCATAGTGTACTAATAACTGCTTGTATTTTATTCACAGTATCACGGAAGAAAGCTTCTGGCGTAACTACTTCTATCGTGTATCCTTGATATGTCAAGCGGCCGATTTGGGCACTCTGGGCGATAATAATGAGTTCGTTAAACGAGGCGCTAGTGAAGATACAGAGGGTAATGTACACTAATACCTTTACTTCAATGTGTCCTGTTTCTGTCTGATGAAACGCCGCCCCCCATGCAAATGATTTTTCTCCCGATCCATTGTTCCGTTTATTTATGGTCCATTGCGATATTAGCAGAAGTTTTGCCTACATTTtgcatgtttaaaaaatactttacAACGAAAGAACGGTTTTGTTGAGCttactggttttgtttttttctttacgttACCTTCCAAAAATTTGTAGCAATTGCAATATCGTGTAGCTTCCACGTGGTATGATAGTCGTACAGTTTTGAGATATAGAAAATCACTCTAGAATAGACTAGTCACTCGCTTAATCTCGATGTCTCGTTCGAAACCTTGCACCCTTAAGCAAAACGTCAAGGTTAAGCCAAAAATTCGACAAAACCACTTGTGATTAATACGAAAAGGATGTTATGTTcgtacgttttgttttgaaacgtATCTTTTCTCTTCATTTATAAGTAGGTTAtgtttatattgttttttttctttttaatttatcattttaatttcacCACCAACATTACTGTAAAAAGATAGCGAAAGAACCTCATCTGTTGGGTCAATACTGAATCAAAGCGGTGACGTaagctcgcctgcttccagcCCTGATGAGCAAGTCGTTCCAGCACCGATCACGCCAGAGAAAACGACAAAAGAGCACACTAGTCGTACCGCCAATGTTTTGCAATCTGCACCCAGTGGTTCCGTCGGTaccagcaaacacacacacagtgagtTCATTTCTGACAGCTTTCATACAAATGAACAAGATCTGGAAGAGGTGAAAGCTGGCATGAAAAAGCTCGGTATCGATAGCCTTGCCCAACAGGCAAATGAATCGATCGGACTTGAATCCGAAAAAAGCGGTAAGCAAATGATAATGGCGACGCCTTAAATGGGTCGAAACAAGAAGTACAACGTAACAAATCGTAATCATAAAATCATCTTACAGTAGTGTGAGTTCAAGTTGCATACTTGTCTCAagttttgaaataataatgttttcatTATTATAAACTTCATAACGTCCTTATAATGTGCTTTATTAACCATACCTGACCAATGACCAACTGTGATCAAGGTATTCACATTTGGTGCAGCAGTATAGCATTTCCGTGTGCAAACTCGACTATTTTCACATGTAGCACAATTCAGTGATTGTTTCGAGCGAAATGGACACACCGTGTACAGTGGCattacagaagaaaactacAGAAACATTGTCTTATCGTCGCTTAAATTGCTTGATTTTCAAAATAGTGCTTATCAGTTGCAATGCATGCATATTTGACCGATACTCAATATTATGGCAAATTTTGGGAAACATTCGCACCAGCAATACTAACACTAGATAGCGCGTATGGCTTGTAGACTAAATAGAAGCAGTAACAATAGTCATGCAGTTTCGGCGATTTATGTACAACAGTCAATATCTTTTAACCTTTTTGCAGATAAGCAAGCAAACAGCCGCATAACCACCGGTAGGTTGGTTTCTGATTATTAGTCTTACCCTTAGTTGAAAAAGTGTGGTCTGTGATTTAAACGCTTAAGATTTTTACCGAAATGCCCGATATGCCCTACCGATCGCGTTCCAGCAAGTACGTCCATCCGTATTTTCCATATCCTATTCGATTCCTTAGTTGCGTACAGAGAAAGATACTGGAAGAAGCTAAACAGTTAAAGCAACACACACTAAATATGACGAAAACGAGAATGTAATCACGttataaatgattttaatcGTGTTGGCGATTGTGTTTGCATAGATAAGCTCAATGCACGAGAGTCATCTATTATATTAGTCTATCCCATTCTCTGCCCATTACAGATGATCGTTTGAAAAATGGGCCAGTGTTACGGAATTGTTGTAACATACGCTTTCCCTAAAATTCTTCATCCTATCGCTTCACAAATTCCACCCACTCATCTGATATCAGACCGATGCAGATGGTCAGAACTGTTCTATTTGCTAACGGTAGGCGATAGTGTTTTAATTTCTCGAATTTATCTCTATCCTTTACTGCATATCTGGATgtatctctcgctctctctctctgtgtctCTCTTCCTTTGATTGCTGATGCAACCTCTTCTAATCATTTGTGTGTACTGTGTAATGCTAGAATAACAAACGCAATACCATCTTTTGGGcaacaatacaaaaacagTGCTATTAGTGTTGTTTCTGAAATTGTTTCTAAAATTTCCTGTCCCATGTTCATTCAATCATTGCATTTGCCTGTTTATTGGAattcacatttttcttttatgatcAAAATTATCTCTGTTGAAAAGGATAGAACAATAGCATTTGAAAGTCTTCGAAAATTGTACCATACTGAAGTCTTCCACTGTGGTATGACAGAGAGTAAGATTGAAATAGAATTAcgtttaacacaaaaaaaaatccttgtCATCTTTCCTTTTTGATACCACTTATAGTTAAATACAATTCCTTCACATTCCTTTGCATTCCTATATAAGAGAAAGCGAAAGAGacaaaacaaacctttttGTACAAAGATACAACCAAAAATTTTGTACAACAGCACAAATCGGTGGCGTACAATTCGAGAAAACATATCTATTAGCGTGCATAGTTGTGTCTGCATTTCTTCTACACTCTCGCACTGTCTGGTCTGGTGAAGCGCTCTGTCCGCACAAACCCTGGCTTGTTGATGCTGATGCTTGTCCATGTATCGCGCACACTGGTGTCCTTGCTGAGTAACCGATATGTTATGTGCGAATGTGGTGATTTGCCTGCGTGTGTTcctttgtgtttttgtgcgtGCGTAGGtgacaaatagtttaaaaaatcTGAGGAAAGTATCCACATTTGCTTTAGAATAGTTCCTCCTATCAATGTGCGAATGCGTGGTACAAAACGGGGATTTAACGATGTTTAATATCAGCCGATGTGTTGATTCGCTTACCGCTTACGAAGCCGTAGTGATTATTTCCATTCAAAATTTCCTTACCATCCTGATGTGCTGTAGTCTTCTTTGTAATGCATTAAGAACGGGATGTGCTTCCATATGTAGCTcgtatgtgtgtctgtttgtgtCTGTTATATTTTACCTCAAACGgttttacattaaaaattgTATGCGAAATGCATAACCTAGTCGCAGCGAAAATCTACATATATTGTGTGtcttttgaacattttttaatGACTGACATGAAAATGTACCACCAATGTGTgtcaacaacataaaacaaaaaaaaaaaacaaaatgtaacagTGTTTCCAGGAACGGGAATCATCGAACACATTTACCCAACATATGTTTATATACGGATATGTTTACGTTGGTAAAGTAAAGTTGGTGGTTTTGCAAATTATTACTAACCATTTTGTATTGACTCGTTGTATTTACATCTTTTCATATAATTGAAACACGCTAAACACGTGTTCGTTCATTACATTTTCGTTACaacataattaaatcaatGCTGCATGTTCTTTTTCAAACTAGACGACAATGTTTTTTTGGCTTTTCCGTTGCGTTCTtagttttcctttctcttAAGTACAATCatttcccgagatacgcgaataatgcgtgcctGATAAATTTGCGTAATTCCTTTTATAATATTGCTTACATTTTGGAATCAGGAATCGAATAATTCTTTGCACGTTACGAGGCACATTcataattgatttttcttcgtttatttTGATAATTAGAGaaaaaattttcccaaaataatttttattaaagttaAATGCAATGTGTTtgtgggaaaatgggaaatttggcaaattgaatttcacataccaaaaaaaaacacgaactgTAAAAATTTTATGATTCACGTAACTCGAATCCGcataactcgggaaatgacttGTGTATTTTCTTTACCATTGCTGTGTTAATTGTCCATGCTACGTGAAAAGAAGTAATGAATGTTGTCGCTTGATTTTAACACCACTTGAGTCAAGCAAAATATTTACCTCCAAACATAACAATACGTAATTTTAATTCTTTAGTTGAATTTTAATTGCCATTGATTCAAAGTTTACCGCCTAGTGTTCATGTGGTTATACATTTGTGAAAAATTTAGCAATTAATCGTATTGCGGTATTGGGAATAATTAGGGATAAATAGCCGCGTCAGATTAAATATGAGAAAAATGTTTGCAGATAAacgtttagaaaaaaaacacttctttcCTCTAAAATTTGACCATTGAGGATCTACCGTTTTTATGCTCGTGCAGCTTGAAAGACCCGCCGCACAGAGCCTACAGGATGTTCAATGAGCTTCTTGCTGTTTTGTAAGAATTACCGGAAGTGTATTTGCAATAATTTGCAGTACATTGTCAAAGGATTAAGAGCACTAATTTAATCTGATtaatattcatgaatctgaatgattgttttaactaaatgaatggatttaaatctttttttctgAACATTGACAAAGCCTCATTTATTGATAACTGttcagaaattaaataaatgataatttgATTTCAGGCTATTTTTAGCTTTGGAAGTAAGAGCTTTTATGCAGATGAAATAACTCAAACAAATGACCCCTCCAAGCTAGATTTTGATTGCATGAACCGATCGAGACTTGATTTGTTGCTAGTAACTATTTTAGTTTTAAGGGAAAGTCTGTCAGTGAttattttttgaaaactgAAGAATCAATTTAATTAGAATATTTGAGCTAAACTGAACTGATCCGATTTGGTATTCCGAAATTGGCATAAATTCAGAACGAGAGAGTAATGAACCTTTGACAACTGacgaatcttttgagagtcgagtactgatttgaatgactcctcagtGTTGATTCATGTAAAAGACTCTTCTCATAAAAATCATGAAGCAC
The Anopheles moucheti chromosome 2, idAnoMoucSN_F20_07, whole genome shotgun sequence genome window above contains:
- the LOC128298918 gene encoding synapse-associated protein of 47 kDa isoform X3, which encodes MNMFSGLTNQVTSWIGAAKGEPQDEEVPTPPNSAATTATATTSGATAATTATADATGAAAGGDGGDKSPTKGGVFSGVSSKVTGWLGNASIPSMPAIPTVSMPAMPAMPSMPSIPGLRKANQTDENGGITNEGLVTSPEKASQGIAGSTDAADEEDRSSATGGADSRPATGPGTPTEENAGQIGQVTHKVTAGAKSIGSFLYSSFNKAGDKIKHLKDNSILGEFSKEQEAFIKNQQGGGGAGACPWTGHANEAKIKEEILSLSADRRNFVRAPPAGVEFDFDYDSSYPVALAIMNDDKELEKMRFELVPKIITEESFWRNYFYRVSLICQAADLGTLGDNNEFVKRGASEDTEDSERTSSVGSILNQSGDVSSPASSPDEQVVPAPITPEKTTKEHTSRTANVLQSAPSGSVGTSKHTHSEFISDSFHTNEQDLEEVKAGMKKLGIDSLAQQANESIGLESEKSEEQWEKDLEAELQDYELVNDGSNERNTNWEKDVDELLEDEADLK
- the LOC128298918 gene encoding synapse-associated protein of 47 kDa isoform X2; this translates as MFSGLTNQVTSWIGAAKGEPQDEEVPTPPNSAATTATATTSGATAATTATADATGAAAGGDGGDKSPTKGGVFSGVSSKVTGWLGNASIPSMPAIPTVSMPAMPAMPSMPSIPGLRKANQTDENGGITNEGLVTSPEKASQGIAGSTDAADEEDRSRYISATGGADSRPATGPGTPTEENAGQIGQVTHKVTAGAKSIGSFLYSSFNKAGDKIKHLKDNSILGEFSKEQEAFIKNQQGGGGAGACPWTGHANEAKIKEEILSLSADRRNFVRAPPAGVEFDFDYDSSYPVALAIMNDDKELEKMRFELVPKIITEESFWRNYFYRVSLICQAADLGTLGDNNEFVKRGASEDTEDSERTSSVGSILNQSGDVSSPASSPDEQVVPAPITPEKTTKEHTSRTANVLQSAPSGSVGTSKHTHSEFISDSFHTNEQDLEEVKAGMKKLGIDSLAQQANESIGLESEKSEEQWEKDLEAELQDYELVNDGSNERNTNWEKDVDELLEDEADLK
- the LOC128298918 gene encoding synapse-associated protein of 47 kDa isoform X1, which codes for MNMFSGLTNQVTSWIGAAKGEPQDEEVPTPPNSAATTATATTSGATAATTATADATGAAAGGDGGDKSPTKGGVFSGVSSKVTGWLGNASIPSMPAIPTVSMPAMPAMPSMPSIPGLRKANQTDENGGITNEGLVTSPEKASQGIAGSTDAADEEDRSRYISATGGADSRPATGPGTPTEENAGQIGQVTHKVTAGAKSIGSFLYSSFNKAGDKIKHLKDNSILGEFSKEQEAFIKNQQGGGGAGACPWTGHANEAKIKEEILSLSADRRNFVRAPPAGVEFDFDYDSSYPVALAIMNDDKELEKMRFELVPKIITEESFWRNYFYRVSLICQAADLGTLGDNNEFVKRGASEDTEDSERTSSVGSILNQSGDVSSPASSPDEQVVPAPITPEKTTKEHTSRTANVLQSAPSGSVGTSKHTHSEFISDSFHTNEQDLEEVKAGMKKLGIDSLAQQANESIGLESEKSEEQWEKDLEAELQDYELVNDGSNERNTNWEKDVDELLEDEADLK
- the LOC128298918 gene encoding synapse-associated protein of 47 kDa isoform X5, producing the protein MNMFSGLTNQVTSWIGAAKGEPQDEEVPTPPNSAATTATATTSGATAATTATADATGAAAGGDGGDKSPTKGGVFSGVSSKVTGWLGNASIPSMPAIPTVSMPAMPAMPSMPSIPGLRKANQTDENGGITNEGLVTSPEKASQGIAGSTDAADEEDRSRYISATGGADSRPATGPGTPTEENAGQIGQVTHKVTAGAKSIGSFLYSSFNKAGDKIKHLKDNSILGEFSKEQEAFIKNQQGGGGAGACPWTGHANEAKIKEEILSLSADRRNFVRAPPAGVEFDFDYDSSYPVALAIMNDDKELEKMRFELVPKIITEESFWRNYFYRVSLICQAADLGTLGDNNEFVKRGASEDTEA